AGGTGCTGGAGCTCATCAAGGAGAAGTGCCGCACCCGCACCCGCCTCGTCTCCCGGGGCCTCCCCTTCGCCGAGGCCCCCGATCCCTTCCTGGTCCAGCCGGTGGAGGTGCAGGTGGGCGGCGCCGTGGTCTTCGTCCTGCCCGTGGAGCACTTCGTCAAGCTATGAGGCGCCTCGCCGTCCTCCTCCTCGGCCTGGGGGCCGCCTGGGCCCAGATCGCCGCCCCCCTGGAGCGCTTCTCCCCTGGGCCCCTGCCGGAAGGGGCCCGGGTCCAGACGGAGGCCAGGTCCGGCCGCCTCTACGCCGTGCGCTACGAGGGCCCGGCGAACGCGAGCCTCATGGGCCGGATCCTCTCCGCGGCCACGGGGGTCCCGGGCCACGCCCAGGGCTTCGTGGCCTGGTACGGGAAGAACCAGGCCCTCCTCCGCCGGGGCCCCGTGGAGCTCAACGTGGAGGGCGCCTTCCTCCTCAAGCTCGCCGTGGGGGCCTGGGCCGAGATGGAGGTGCGCCCCCTCCTCACGGAGGAGGCCTTCTTCGGGAAGGACCGGCACGTCCTCGGGGAGAAGGGGGTGGTGGTCCGGGTCTTCTCCGACTTCCAGTGCCCCTACTGCCAGCGCCTCGCCCGGGAGGTCCTTCCCGCCCTTAAGGCCATGGCCCGGGAAGGGCGGCTCCGCCTCGCCTACCGCCACTTTCCCCTCTACGAGATCCACCCCGAGGCGGTGCCCGCGGCGGTGGCCAGCGAGTGCGCCGCGGCCCAGGGGGCCTTCTGGGCCTACCACGACTTCCTCATGGCGGGGTCCGGGCGGGACTACCTGGCCCTGGCGGGGCGGCTCGGCTTGGACCCCAAGGCCTTCCAGGCCTGCCTCGAGGACCCCGCCTCCCGGGCCCCCGTGGAGGCGGACCGGGCGCTGGCGGAGAGGCTCGGCCTGCCCGGCACCCCCTCGGTCTTCGTGGGGCCCTTCCGGCTCCCGAACCCCTTTGACCTGGAGCGGTACCGGGACTACCTGGCCCTAGCCGAGGCCCTTTAGGCCTCCCGAGGAGGTGCGCCGTGGCGTGGCCGGGACCGCTATTGCTCAAAGACCGCAAAGGCCGGGCCTACCTGGTCTTCCCCAAGGAAGGGGGCGTCTTCCACCACCACAAGGGAAGCGTCCCCCACGAGGCCCTCCTCGAGGCGGGCCCCGGGGGGGTGGTGCGGACCCACCTGGGGGAGGAGCTTTCCGTCCACCGCCCAACCCTGGAGGAGTACCTCCTCCACATGAAGCGGAGCGCCACCCCCACCTACCCCAAGGACGCGAGCGCCATGGTGACCCTCCTGGACCTCGCCCCGGGGATGCGGGTCCTCGAGGCGGGAACGGGCTCCGGGGGCCTCACCCTCTTCCTGGCCCGGGCCGTGGGGGAGAAGGGCCTGGTGGAAAGCTACGAGGCCAAGCCCCACCACCTGGCCCAGGCGGAACGGAACGTCCGGGCCTTCTGGCAGGTGGAGAACGTCCGCTTCCACCTGGGAAAGCTTGAGGAGGCGGAGCTGGAGGAGGCGGCCTACGACGGGGTGGCCCTGGACCTGATGGAGCCCTGGAAGGTCCTGGAGAAGGCGGCCCTGGCCCTGAGGCCGGACCGGTTTCTCGTGGCCTACCTGCCCAACATCACCCAGGTCCTGGAGCTCGTCCGGGCCGCCGAGGCCCACCCTTTCCGGCTGGAAAGGGTTTTGGAGGTGGGCTGGCGGGAGTGGGAGGTCCGGCTTCCCGTGGCCCACCCCCGGTTCCAGCAGGTGGGGCACACCGCCTTTCTCGTGGCCCTTAGGCGATGGAAGGCCTCCTGATCCACGCCGTCTTGCGGGAGCTTGAGCAGGAGCTCCCCGCCCAGAACCTGGGCCTCGCCTTCCCCGAGGAGGGGACGGTGGCCGTTCTCCTCAAGGGCCGGACGGGGAGGCTCTTCAACCTCGTCCTCCACTACCGCCCGCCCACCCCGAGCCTCGCCCTGGAGCCGGGGAAGCTGCTGGGCGAGCCCAAGACCCCCTTCCAGCGCCAGCTCCAGGCCCGGGTCAAGGGGCCCTTGGCGGAGGCGAGCCAGCTCAAGCTGGACCGGGTGGCCTTCTTCCGCTTCGCCGGGGAGCAGGGCTTCGTGGACACGCCCCCTTCGGTCCTCGTCCTCGAGGCCACGGGCCGCAACGCCAACCTCCTCCTCCTGGACGAGGAGGGCCGGATCCTCGGGGTGGACCGGGTCATCACCAAGGAGGTGAACCGCTACCGGGAGCTGAGGCCGGGCCTCCCCTACACCCCCCCGCCCCCCTACCGGAAGCTGGACCCGAGGACGCTTGCCGAGGAAGACCTCCGCCCCCTCCTGGGCAAGCCCCTCAAGGAGGTGATCCGGCACGTGGACGGGGTGGGGCAGGAGCTCATGCGGGAGCTCGCCCGGAGGGCGGGCCTCACCCCCGAGACCCCCCTGGACGAGGCGGGGCTTGGGCGGGTGTACCGGGCCCTAAAGACCCTGGTGGAGGACCCCTCCTTGCGCACCGAGCTTTCCGAGGAGCTGAGGCGGCGCTGGGCCGAGGAGGAGAAGGAGGCCTTGAGGAAACCCCTCCTCGAGGCCCTGGACCGGGAGATCCGGACGCTGAAGGCGAGGCTTGGCGACTACCAGGAGGCCCTGGAGCGCCTGGAGGAGGCCGAGGCCCTGAGGAGGCGGGCCGACCTCCTCCTCGCCCGGCTCAAGGCGGTGCCCAAGGGGGCGGAAAAGGTGGTCCTCGAGGGCTTTGACGGGAAGCCCGTGGAAATCCCCTTAGACCCCGCCCTCTCCCCCCAGGAGAACGCCCGGAAGCTCTACGACCGGGCGAGGCGCCTGGAGGAGCTCGCGGAAAAGGCTCTGGACCTCATCCCCAAGACCGAGGCCCGGATCCGAGAGCTGGAGGCGGAGAAGGAGAGGCTCAAGACCCTGGACCTGGAGGGCCTCCTCGCCCTCGCGCAAAGGCCCAAGGGGGAGAAGGGCCTTAAGGTGGGCCTCCGCTACACCTCCCCTTCCGGGTTTTTGGTCTTGGTGGGCCGGAACGCCAAGGAGAACGACCTCCTCACCCGGGCCGCCCACTCCGAGGACCTCTGGTTCCACGCCCAAGGGGTGCCGGGAAGCCACGTGATCCTTAAGGCCGAGGGGAAGAACCCGCCCTTGGAGGACCTCCTCTTCGCCGCGAGGCTCGCCGCCTACCACTCCAAGGCCCGGGGGGAGAGGCAGGTCCCGGTGGACTACACCCGCAAAAAGCACGTGTGGCGGCCCAGGAAGGCCGCCCCAGGCCAGGTGCTCTACACCCAGGCCAAGACCCTCTTCGTGGAGGGGCTTCTCCCCGAGCCCAGGGAGGAAGCCTAGCCCGCCGCTAGGCTTCCTCCCTGGGCCTCAAGACCCGCCGCCAAAGCCGACCTAGGCACACGGGCGGGCGCCAACCCCTAGGGCCTCCAGGCGCCCCGCACCGCAGGCTTTGGACCAGCGTGGGGTGGTATTAGCCGCACGCTCCCTCCTCCACATCAAGGCCCAGGCTTTCCCACAGGGCCCTGTCCCGCTCCCAAGGGCTCCCCGGCTGGGTAAGGTAGCCCTGGAGGAAGATGCTGTTCACCATCCGGAAGGCCAGGGGCTCGTACGGGCCCAGATACCTTTCCCGCCCCGCCGA
This region of Thermus thermophilus genomic DNA includes:
- a CDS encoding cyclic-di-AMP receptor is translated as MKLVIAIVQDTDAPGLTKALLERGFQSTKLASTGGFLREGNTTLLIGLEDEKVPEVLELIKEKCRTRTRLVSRGLPFAEAPDPFLVQPVEVQVGGAVVFVLPVEHFVKL
- the trmI gene encoding tRNA (adenine(58)-N(1))-methyltransferase TrmI is translated as MAWPGPLLLKDRKGRAYLVFPKEGGVFHHHKGSVPHEALLEAGPGGVVRTHLGEELSVHRPTLEEYLLHMKRSATPTYPKDASAMVTLLDLAPGMRVLEAGTGSGGLTLFLARAVGEKGLVESYEAKPHHLAQAERNVRAFWQVENVRFHLGKLEEAELEEAAYDGVALDLMEPWKVLEKAALALRPDRFLVAYLPNITQVLELVRAAEAHPFRLERVLEVGWREWEVRLPVAHPRFQQVGHTAFLVALRRWKAS
- a CDS encoding DsbA family protein is translated as MRRLAVLLLGLGAAWAQIAAPLERFSPGPLPEGARVQTEARSGRLYAVRYEGPANASLMGRILSAATGVPGHAQGFVAWYGKNQALLRRGPVELNVEGAFLLKLAVGAWAEMEVRPLLTEEAFFGKDRHVLGEKGVVVRVFSDFQCPYCQRLAREVLPALKAMAREGRLRLAYRHFPLYEIHPEAVPAAVASECAAAQGAFWAYHDFLMAGSGRDYLALAGRLGLDPKAFQACLEDPASRAPVEADRALAERLGLPGTPSVFVGPFRLPNPFDLERYRDYLALAEAL
- a CDS encoding Rqc2 family fibronectin-binding protein; its protein translation is MEGLLIHAVLRELEQELPAQNLGLAFPEEGTVAVLLKGRTGRLFNLVLHYRPPTPSLALEPGKLLGEPKTPFQRQLQARVKGPLAEASQLKLDRVAFFRFAGEQGFVDTPPSVLVLEATGRNANLLLLDEEGRILGVDRVITKEVNRYRELRPGLPYTPPPPYRKLDPRTLAEEDLRPLLGKPLKEVIRHVDGVGQELMRELARRAGLTPETPLDEAGLGRVYRALKTLVEDPSLRTELSEELRRRWAEEEKEALRKPLLEALDREIRTLKARLGDYQEALERLEEAEALRRRADLLLARLKAVPKGAEKVVLEGFDGKPVEIPLDPALSPQENARKLYDRARRLEELAEKALDLIPKTEARIRELEAEKERLKTLDLEGLLALAQRPKGEKGLKVGLRYTSPSGFLVLVGRNAKENDLLTRAAHSEDLWFHAQGVPGSHVILKAEGKNPPLEDLLFAARLAAYHSKARGERQVPVDYTRKKHVWRPRKAAPGQVLYTQAKTLFVEGLLPEPREEA